The proteins below are encoded in one region of Sander lucioperca isolate FBNREF2018 chromosome 11, SLUC_FBN_1.2, whole genome shotgun sequence:
- the hdlbpa gene encoding high density lipoprotein binding protein a isoform X2 yields MSSVAVLTQESFNEHRSGLLQEQSGAAGAGPSAGEEEDALPTYKDAFPPLPEKAASPEGTQETANAWTSKIRPLKSSVITQVFHVPLEERKYKDLNQFGEGDQAKVCVDIMHKTGAHLELSLAKDQGLSIMVSGKLDAVMKARKEIVSRLQTQASATVAIPKEHHRFVIGKNGEKLQELELKTATKIQIPRPDDPSNQIKISGTKEGLEKAKHEILLISAEQDKRAVERVNIDKVYHPFITGAYNKLVGEMMQETGARVNVPPPSVNKTEIVITGEKEQVALAVTMIKKIYEDKKKNATTIAVEVKKSQHKYVIGPKGNTLQEILEKTGVSVEIPPSDSSSETVILRGEPDRLGQALTEVYAKANSYTVSSVTAPSWLHRFIIGKKGQNLAKITQQMPKVHIEFTEGEDKITLEGPTKDVQMVQGQIEVIVTDLISRMDYTEISVDPKFHRHLIGKGGVNINRIKELHKVTVRIPPDNEKSNLIRIEGDPQGVQEAKKELLELASRMENERTKDLIIEQRFHRAIIGQKGEKIKEVRDKFPEVIINFPDPAQKSDIVQLRGPRNEVEKCAKFMQKIVAEMVENSFSLSVPIFKQFHRNIIGKGGSNIKKIREETTTRIDLPAENSNSEMIVITGKKANCEVARNRILAIQKELANITEIEVSIPSKLHNSLIGSKGRFVRSIMEECGGVHIHFPTEGSGIDKVTIRGPVEEVEKAKQQLLALAEEKQTKSHTAELRAKPEYHKFLIGKGGGNIRKVRDSTGARIIFPTADDKDQELITVVGTEEAVRDAQKELEELIKSLDNVVEDTMNVDPKHHRYFVARRGQVLRDLADEYGGVMVSFPRTATQSDKVTLKGAKECVEAAKKRMLEIVEDLEAQVTIECVITQKFHRSIMGPKGSRIQQITRDHNVQIKFPEREDQQAPPAEAPIQENGEANGEVKEPVDPNAPKRCDVIVISGRKERCEAAVEALKALVPVTTEVEVPFELHRYIIGQKGSGIRKMMDEFEVNIQVPAPEQQSDKISITGLANHLDRAKEGLLERVKELQADQEDRALRSFKLTITVDPKHHPKIIGRKGAIITTIRTEHDVNIQFPEKNDENQDQITITGYEHKAIAARDAIQAIVDELEEMISEDITLDSRVHARIIGARGKGIRKIMDEFKVDLRFPQSGASDPNLVTVTGRPELVDEAIDHLLNLEEEYLADVVENEAKMAYMRPPGGSAAAMDEQRGPSKGFVVREAPWTTGNEKAPDMSSSEDFPSFGAPVATKTSPWGPKRF; encoded by the exons ATGAGCTCAGTCGCTGTACTTACGCAGGAAAGCTTCAACGAGCACCGCAGTGGGCTCTTGCAAGAGCAGAGTGGTG CTGCTGGGGCAGGACCCAGTgctggagaggaggaggatgctCTTCCAACCTACAAGGATGCCTTCCCGCCTCTGCCCGAGAAGGCGGCCTCACCTGAGGGGACCCAGGAAACTGCCAACGCCTGGACATCCAAGATCCGTCCCCTGAAGTCTTCTGTTATCACCCAG GTTTTCCATGTGCCACTAGAGGAGCGCAAGTACAAGGACCTCAACCAGTTTGGGGAAGGAGACCAAGCGAAGGTCTGTGTGGACATCATGCACAAGACCGGAGCCCACCTGGAACTCTCCTTGGCAAAAGATCAGGGTCTCTCCATCATGGTTTCTGGAAAGCTGGATGCCGTGATGAAGGCCCGTAAGGAGATTGTGTCCCGACTGCAGACTCAG GCCTCAGCTACTGTCGCCATCCCCAAGGAGCACCATCGTTTTGTCATCGGCAAAAATGGGGAGAAGCTTCAGGAGCTCGAGCTCAAGACTGCCACCAAAATCCAGATCCCACGACCCGACGACCCCAGTAACCAGATCAAGATCTCTGGTACCAAGGAGGGCTTGGAGAAGGCTAAGCATGAGATCCTGTTGATCTCTGCTGAGCAG gacaaGCGTGCTGTGGAGAGGGTGAACATTGACAAGGTGTACCACCCCTTCATCACCGGCGCCTACAATAAACTGGTAGGAGAGATGATGCAGGAGACCGGTGCCCGTGTTAATGTCCCCCCTCCAAGCGTGAACAAGACGGAGATTGTCATCACCGGGGAAAAGGAGCAGGTGGCCCTTGCTGTGACCATGATCAAAAAGATTTATGAAGACAAG AAGAAGAATGCCACCACTATTGCAGTGGAGGTGAAGAAGTCTCAGCATAAGTATGTGATTGGCCCCAAGGGAAACACCCTGCAGGAGATCCTGGAGAAAACTGGTGTCTCAGTCGAGATCCCACCTTCCGACAGCAGCTCAGAAACTGTCATCCTTCGTGGGGAGCCGGACCGTCTGGGTCAGGCCCTCACTGAAGTTTATGCCAAG GCAAACAGCTACACTGTTTCCTCAGTCACAGCTCCTTCTTGGCTTCATCGTTTCATCATTGGCAAGAAGGGGCAGAACTTGGCCAAGATTACCCAACAAATGCCCAAG gTGCACATTGAGTTCACTGAGGGAGAGGATAAGATCACCCTGGAGGGTCCCACTAAAGATGTGCAGATGGTGCAGGGCCAGATTGAAGTCATTGTTACAGATTTG ATAAGCCGTATGGACTACACAGAGATCAGCGTGGATCCCAAATTCCACAGACACCTGATTGGAAAAGGAGGTGTTAACA tcaACCGCATCAAAGAGCTGCACAAGGTGACTGTCCGTATCCCCCCTGACAACGAGAAAAGCAACCTGATCCGTATTGAGGGGGATCCCCAGGGTGTACAGGAAGCCAAGAAGGAGCTGCTCGAGCTGGCGTCACGCATG GAGAATGAGCGTACAAAGGACCTGATCATTGAACAGCGTTTTCATAGAGCCATCATTGGCCAAAAAGGGGAGAAGATAAAAGAAGTGCGCGACAAATTCCCTGAG GTCATCATCAATTTCCCCGACCCAGCACAAAAAAGCGACATCGTTCAACTTAGAGGCCCACGAAACGAGGTGGAAAAGTGCGCAAAGTTCATGCAGAAGATAGTGGCTGAAATG gtGGAGAACAGCTTTTCTCTCTCAGTCCCCATCTTCAAGCAGTTCCACAGAAACATAATTGGAAAAGGAGGATCAAATATCAAGAag ATTCGGGAGGAAACGACAACAAGAATTGACCTGCCTGCTGAGAACAGCAACTCCGAGATGATTGTCATCACAGGCAAGAAGGCAAACTGTGAGGTTGCACGAAATCGCATCCTGGCCATTCAGAAGGAGCTG GCAAACATCACAGAGATAGAGGTGTCCATTCCCTCCAAGCTGCACAACTCCTTGATTGGGTCAAAGGGCCGTTTTGTGCGCTCCATCATGGAGGAGTGTGGTGGCGTGCACATCCACTTTCCCACTGAGGGCTCAGGGATTGATAAGGTCACCATCCGAGGTCctgtggaggaggtggagaaagCCAAGCAGCAACTGCTTGCCTTGGCAGAGGAGAAG caaaCGAAGAGTCACACTGCCGAGCTGCGCGCAAAGCCAGAATATCACAAGTTCCTCATTGGCAAAGGTGGCGGAAACATCCGTAAGGTTCGCGACAGCACCGGGGCCAGGATCATTTTCCCTACCGCAGACGACAAAGACCAGGAGCTCATCACTGTGGTTGGCACTGAGGAAGCTGTGCGGGATGCCCAGAAGGAGCTGGAGGAACTCATCAAGAGTTTG GACAACGTCGTCGAGGATACCATGAACGTCGATCCAAAGCACCATCGCTACTTTGTGGCTCGCCGTGGCCAAGTCCTTAGGGACCTTGCTGATGAGTATGGTGGCGTGATGGTGAGCTTCCCTCGCACGGCTACACAGAGCGATAAGGTCACCCTCAAAGGAGCCAAAGAATGTGTGGAAGCAGCCAAAAAGCGCATGCTGGAGATTGTTGAGGACTTG GAGGCTCAAGTTACCATTGAGTGTGTGATCACTCAGAAGTTCCACCGTTCTATCATGGGTCCCAAGGGCTCACGCATCCAGCAGATTACTAGAGATCACAATGTACAGATTAAGTTCCCAGAGCGTGAGGACCAACAAG CACCTCCTGCAGAGGCCCCTATTCAGGAGAACGGCGAGGCCAATGGAGAGGTGAAGGAGCCTGTCGATCCCAACGCACCCAAAAGGTGCGACGTGATCGTAATTTCCGGTCGCAAAGAGCGGTGCGAGGCTGCTGTGGAAGCACTGAAG GCCTTGGTTCCTGTCACTACTGAGGTGGAAGTGCCTTTTGAGCTTCATCGTTACATCATTGGACAGAAAGGAAGCGGAATTCGCAAGATGATGGATGAATTTGAG GTTAATATTCAAGTGCCTGCTCCTGAGCAGCAGTCTGATAAAATCTCCATCACCGGCTTGGCCAATCACCTCGACCGCGCCAAAGAGGGCCTCTTGGAGCGCGTCAAAGAGCTGCAGGCCGACCAGGAGGATCGG GCACTCAGGAGCTTCAAGCTGACCATCACTGTGGACCCCAAGCATCACCCCAAAATCATCGGCCGCAAGGGTGCCATTATAACAACCATCCGCACTGAGCATGATGTGAACATCCAATTCCCTGAGAAGAATGATGAAAACCAG GATCAAATTACTATTACAGGGTATGAGCACAAAGCCATAGCAGCACGCGATGCCATCCAGGCTATAGTGGACGAGCTAGAGGAGATGATCTCTGAGGACATCACCCTGGACAGCAGGGTCCATGCCCGCATTATTGGAGCCCGTGGCAAGGGCATCCGCAAGATCATGGATGAGTTTAAG gttGATCTCAGGTTTCCCCAGAGTGGAGCTTCAGACCCGAACCTCGTGACAGTCACAGGTCGCCCTGAGCTTGTGGATGAAGCCATCGACCACCTTCTTAACCTGGAAGAGGAATAT TTGGCAGATGTTGTGGAGAATGAGGCAAAAATGGCTTACATGAGGCCTCCTGGGGGAAGCGCTGCTGCCATGGATGAACAACGTGGGCCATCAAAGGGCTTTGTGGTGAGGGAGGCTCCCTGGACCACTGGCAATGAGAAG GCCCCTGATATGAGCAGCTCTGAAGATTTCCCCAGCTTTGGAGCCCCAGTGGCAACCAAGACCTCTCCCTGGGGACCCAAGCGCTTCTAA
- the hdlbpa gene encoding high density lipoprotein binding protein a isoform X1 has product MSSVAVLTQESFNEHRSGLLQEQSGAAGAGPSAGEEEDALPTYKDAFPPLPEKAASPEGTQETANAWTSKIRPLKSSVITQVFHVPLEERKYKDLNQFGEGDQAKVCVDIMHKTGAHLELSLAKDQGLSIMVSGKLDAVMKARKEIVSRLQTQASATVAIPKEHHRFVIGKNGEKLQELELKTATKIQIPRPDDPSNQIKISGTKEGLEKAKHEILLISAEQDKRAVERVNIDKVYHPFITGAYNKLVGEMMQETGARVNVPPPSVNKTEIVITGEKEQVALAVTMIKKIYEDKKKNATTIAVEVKKSQHKYVIGPKGNTLQEILEKTGVSVEIPPSDSSSETVILRGEPDRLGQALTEVYAKANSYTVSSVTAPSWLHRFIIGKKGQNLAKITQQMPKVHIEFTEGEDKITLEGPTKDVQMVQGQIEVIVTDLISRMDYTEISVDPKFHRHLIGKGGVNINRIKELHKVTVRIPPDNEKSNLIRIEGDPQGVQEAKKELLELASRMENERTKDLIIEQRFHRAIIGQKGEKIKEVRDKFPEVIINFPDPAQKSDIVQLRGPRNEVEKCAKFMQKIVAEMVENSFSLSVPIFKQFHRNIIGKGGSNIKKIREETTTRIDLPAENSNSEMIVITGKKANCEVARNRILAIQKELANITEIEVSIPSKLHNSLIGSKGRFVRSIMEECGGVHIHFPTEGSGIDKVTIRGPVEEVEKAKQQLLALAEEKQTKSHTAELRAKPEYHKFLIGKGGGNIRKVRDSTGARIIFPTADDKDQELITVVGTEEAVRDAQKELEELIKSLDNVVEDTMNVDPKHHRYFVARRGQVLRDLADEYGGVMVSFPRTATQSDKVTLKGAKECVEAAKKRMLEIVEDLEAQVTIECVITQKFHRSIMGPKGSRIQQITRDHNVQIKFPEREDQQAAPPAEAPIQENGEANGEVKEPVDPNAPKRCDVIVISGRKERCEAAVEALKALVPVTTEVEVPFELHRYIIGQKGSGIRKMMDEFEVNIQVPAPEQQSDKISITGLANHLDRAKEGLLERVKELQADQEDRALRSFKLTITVDPKHHPKIIGRKGAIITTIRTEHDVNIQFPEKNDENQDQITITGYEHKAIAARDAIQAIVDELEEMISEDITLDSRVHARIIGARGKGIRKIMDEFKVDLRFPQSGASDPNLVTVTGRPELVDEAIDHLLNLEEEYLADVVENEAKMAYMRPPGGSAAAMDEQRGPSKGFVVREAPWTTGNEKAPDMSSSEDFPSFGAPVATKTSPWGPKRF; this is encoded by the exons ATGAGCTCAGTCGCTGTACTTACGCAGGAAAGCTTCAACGAGCACCGCAGTGGGCTCTTGCAAGAGCAGAGTGGTG CTGCTGGGGCAGGACCCAGTgctggagaggaggaggatgctCTTCCAACCTACAAGGATGCCTTCCCGCCTCTGCCCGAGAAGGCGGCCTCACCTGAGGGGACCCAGGAAACTGCCAACGCCTGGACATCCAAGATCCGTCCCCTGAAGTCTTCTGTTATCACCCAG GTTTTCCATGTGCCACTAGAGGAGCGCAAGTACAAGGACCTCAACCAGTTTGGGGAAGGAGACCAAGCGAAGGTCTGTGTGGACATCATGCACAAGACCGGAGCCCACCTGGAACTCTCCTTGGCAAAAGATCAGGGTCTCTCCATCATGGTTTCTGGAAAGCTGGATGCCGTGATGAAGGCCCGTAAGGAGATTGTGTCCCGACTGCAGACTCAG GCCTCAGCTACTGTCGCCATCCCCAAGGAGCACCATCGTTTTGTCATCGGCAAAAATGGGGAGAAGCTTCAGGAGCTCGAGCTCAAGACTGCCACCAAAATCCAGATCCCACGACCCGACGACCCCAGTAACCAGATCAAGATCTCTGGTACCAAGGAGGGCTTGGAGAAGGCTAAGCATGAGATCCTGTTGATCTCTGCTGAGCAG gacaaGCGTGCTGTGGAGAGGGTGAACATTGACAAGGTGTACCACCCCTTCATCACCGGCGCCTACAATAAACTGGTAGGAGAGATGATGCAGGAGACCGGTGCCCGTGTTAATGTCCCCCCTCCAAGCGTGAACAAGACGGAGATTGTCATCACCGGGGAAAAGGAGCAGGTGGCCCTTGCTGTGACCATGATCAAAAAGATTTATGAAGACAAG AAGAAGAATGCCACCACTATTGCAGTGGAGGTGAAGAAGTCTCAGCATAAGTATGTGATTGGCCCCAAGGGAAACACCCTGCAGGAGATCCTGGAGAAAACTGGTGTCTCAGTCGAGATCCCACCTTCCGACAGCAGCTCAGAAACTGTCATCCTTCGTGGGGAGCCGGACCGTCTGGGTCAGGCCCTCACTGAAGTTTATGCCAAG GCAAACAGCTACACTGTTTCCTCAGTCACAGCTCCTTCTTGGCTTCATCGTTTCATCATTGGCAAGAAGGGGCAGAACTTGGCCAAGATTACCCAACAAATGCCCAAG gTGCACATTGAGTTCACTGAGGGAGAGGATAAGATCACCCTGGAGGGTCCCACTAAAGATGTGCAGATGGTGCAGGGCCAGATTGAAGTCATTGTTACAGATTTG ATAAGCCGTATGGACTACACAGAGATCAGCGTGGATCCCAAATTCCACAGACACCTGATTGGAAAAGGAGGTGTTAACA tcaACCGCATCAAAGAGCTGCACAAGGTGACTGTCCGTATCCCCCCTGACAACGAGAAAAGCAACCTGATCCGTATTGAGGGGGATCCCCAGGGTGTACAGGAAGCCAAGAAGGAGCTGCTCGAGCTGGCGTCACGCATG GAGAATGAGCGTACAAAGGACCTGATCATTGAACAGCGTTTTCATAGAGCCATCATTGGCCAAAAAGGGGAGAAGATAAAAGAAGTGCGCGACAAATTCCCTGAG GTCATCATCAATTTCCCCGACCCAGCACAAAAAAGCGACATCGTTCAACTTAGAGGCCCACGAAACGAGGTGGAAAAGTGCGCAAAGTTCATGCAGAAGATAGTGGCTGAAATG gtGGAGAACAGCTTTTCTCTCTCAGTCCCCATCTTCAAGCAGTTCCACAGAAACATAATTGGAAAAGGAGGATCAAATATCAAGAag ATTCGGGAGGAAACGACAACAAGAATTGACCTGCCTGCTGAGAACAGCAACTCCGAGATGATTGTCATCACAGGCAAGAAGGCAAACTGTGAGGTTGCACGAAATCGCATCCTGGCCATTCAGAAGGAGCTG GCAAACATCACAGAGATAGAGGTGTCCATTCCCTCCAAGCTGCACAACTCCTTGATTGGGTCAAAGGGCCGTTTTGTGCGCTCCATCATGGAGGAGTGTGGTGGCGTGCACATCCACTTTCCCACTGAGGGCTCAGGGATTGATAAGGTCACCATCCGAGGTCctgtggaggaggtggagaaagCCAAGCAGCAACTGCTTGCCTTGGCAGAGGAGAAG caaaCGAAGAGTCACACTGCCGAGCTGCGCGCAAAGCCAGAATATCACAAGTTCCTCATTGGCAAAGGTGGCGGAAACATCCGTAAGGTTCGCGACAGCACCGGGGCCAGGATCATTTTCCCTACCGCAGACGACAAAGACCAGGAGCTCATCACTGTGGTTGGCACTGAGGAAGCTGTGCGGGATGCCCAGAAGGAGCTGGAGGAACTCATCAAGAGTTTG GACAACGTCGTCGAGGATACCATGAACGTCGATCCAAAGCACCATCGCTACTTTGTGGCTCGCCGTGGCCAAGTCCTTAGGGACCTTGCTGATGAGTATGGTGGCGTGATGGTGAGCTTCCCTCGCACGGCTACACAGAGCGATAAGGTCACCCTCAAAGGAGCCAAAGAATGTGTGGAAGCAGCCAAAAAGCGCATGCTGGAGATTGTTGAGGACTTG GAGGCTCAAGTTACCATTGAGTGTGTGATCACTCAGAAGTTCCACCGTTCTATCATGGGTCCCAAGGGCTCACGCATCCAGCAGATTACTAGAGATCACAATGTACAGATTAAGTTCCCAGAGCGTGAGGACCAACAAG CAGCACCTCCTGCAGAGGCCCCTATTCAGGAGAACGGCGAGGCCAATGGAGAGGTGAAGGAGCCTGTCGATCCCAACGCACCCAAAAGGTGCGACGTGATCGTAATTTCCGGTCGCAAAGAGCGGTGCGAGGCTGCTGTGGAAGCACTGAAG GCCTTGGTTCCTGTCACTACTGAGGTGGAAGTGCCTTTTGAGCTTCATCGTTACATCATTGGACAGAAAGGAAGCGGAATTCGCAAGATGATGGATGAATTTGAG GTTAATATTCAAGTGCCTGCTCCTGAGCAGCAGTCTGATAAAATCTCCATCACCGGCTTGGCCAATCACCTCGACCGCGCCAAAGAGGGCCTCTTGGAGCGCGTCAAAGAGCTGCAGGCCGACCAGGAGGATCGG GCACTCAGGAGCTTCAAGCTGACCATCACTGTGGACCCCAAGCATCACCCCAAAATCATCGGCCGCAAGGGTGCCATTATAACAACCATCCGCACTGAGCATGATGTGAACATCCAATTCCCTGAGAAGAATGATGAAAACCAG GATCAAATTACTATTACAGGGTATGAGCACAAAGCCATAGCAGCACGCGATGCCATCCAGGCTATAGTGGACGAGCTAGAGGAGATGATCTCTGAGGACATCACCCTGGACAGCAGGGTCCATGCCCGCATTATTGGAGCCCGTGGCAAGGGCATCCGCAAGATCATGGATGAGTTTAAG gttGATCTCAGGTTTCCCCAGAGTGGAGCTTCAGACCCGAACCTCGTGACAGTCACAGGTCGCCCTGAGCTTGTGGATGAAGCCATCGACCACCTTCTTAACCTGGAAGAGGAATAT TTGGCAGATGTTGTGGAGAATGAGGCAAAAATGGCTTACATGAGGCCTCCTGGGGGAAGCGCTGCTGCCATGGATGAACAACGTGGGCCATCAAAGGGCTTTGTGGTGAGGGAGGCTCCCTGGACCACTGGCAATGAGAAG GCCCCTGATATGAGCAGCTCTGAAGATTTCCCCAGCTTTGGAGCCCCAGTGGCAACCAAGACCTCTCCCTGGGGACCCAAGCGCTTCTAA